Proteins encoded together in one Kingella oralis window:
- a CDS encoding NAD(P)/FAD-dependent oxidoreductase — MSAQFDVAVIGAGPSGSVASSLLNKQGFKVCVLEKQHFPRFVIGESLLPHCMEMLEEAGFADAVRAEKGFQFKNGAAFAWGSRRTAFDFTEKFSDGPGTVFQVRREVFDKILIDEAAKQGVEVRFGHGVTAFDNSGDAARLSVEADTGEKYELTARFVLDASGYGRVLPRLLDLETPSHLPPRMAHFTRITDNIAADADFDRNKILITTHPQHRDVWFWTIPFGDNTCSLGVVGTPDKLAGEPEAVLKKMVAECPNLVELFQHSEWENGFPYRSIQGYSANVKALYGKHFALLGNAAEFLDPVFSSGVTIALHSAKLAADLLARQLKGGAADWQSEFADPLMVGVNAFRTYVDGWYDNRFQNVIYAPNRSPEISRMISSILAGYAWDTANPFVAKSEQRLNTLAELVGDLAFE, encoded by the coding sequence ATGTCTGCTCAATTTGATGTTGCCGTTATCGGCGCAGGCCCGTCAGGCTCGGTTGCTTCCTCGCTGCTTAACAAACAGGGCTTTAAAGTATGCGTGCTGGAAAAACAGCATTTCCCGCGCTTTGTTATTGGCGAGAGCCTGCTGCCGCACTGCATGGAAATGCTGGAAGAAGCAGGCTTTGCCGATGCCGTGCGCGCCGAAAAAGGCTTTCAGTTTAAAAACGGCGCGGCGTTCGCATGGGGCAGCCGCCGCACCGCGTTTGACTTCACCGAAAAATTTTCAGACGGCCCGGGCACGGTGTTCCAAGTGCGCCGCGAAGTGTTTGACAAAATCCTGATTGACGAAGCCGCCAAACAAGGCGTGGAAGTGCGCTTCGGGCACGGCGTAACCGCGTTTGACAACAGCGGCGACGCGGCGCGGTTGAGCGTGGAAGCCGACACGGGCGAAAAATACGAACTCACCGCCCGCTTCGTCTTGGACGCAAGCGGCTACGGGCGCGTGCTGCCGCGCCTGCTGGATTTGGAAACGCCCTCGCACCTGCCGCCGCGCATGGCGCATTTCACCCGCATCACCGACAACATCGCCGCCGATGCCGATTTTGACCGCAACAAAATCCTGATTACCACCCATCCGCAGCACCGCGACGTATGGTTTTGGACAATCCCTTTCGGCGACAACACCTGCTCGCTGGGCGTGGTCGGCACGCCCGACAAACTGGCAGGCGAACCCGAAGCCGTGTTGAAAAAAATGGTGGCAGAATGCCCCAATCTGGTTGAATTGTTTCAACATTCCGAATGGGAAAACGGCTTCCCCTACCGCAGCATCCAAGGCTATTCCGCCAACGTCAAAGCGCTCTACGGCAAACATTTCGCCCTGCTGGGCAACGCGGCGGAATTTCTTGACCCTGTGTTTTCGTCGGGCGTAACCATCGCGCTGCATTCCGCCAAACTGGCCGCCGACCTGCTCGCCCGCCAGCTCAAAGGCGGCGCGGCAGACTGGCAAAGCGAGTTTGCCGACCCGCTGATGGTGGGCGTGAACGCCTTCCGCACCTATGTTGACGGCTGGTACGACAACCGTTTCCAAAACGTGATTTACGCGCCCAACCGCAGCCCCGAAATCAGCCGCATGATTTCGTCCATTCTCGCGGGCTATGCGTGGGATACCGCAAACCCGTTTGTG
- a CDS encoding HlyD family secretion protein: MSQPNTPEHPDTESQKTAVPQPETPEPAQWQPEKHRFGSIGILAASAIGVVLALYAFRLPPFGMGEVYTNNAYVRGSVTTVSPRVGGYVQKVLVRDFDNVKAGQPLVEIDPAPYRAKVAQAEAGLAGQQAALNKTAQDKASALAVSKANQAAIDNARAQLDRARREWQRIQAVSTDAVSQSSRDAAQTAVKQAEAGLKQAQEQYAVAQQNIINTGVGREGAQAGIANAQALLDLAKQDLGHTTIYAPASGKLGEVSVKQGQLVSAGTQLMSVVPPERWVIANIKETDMANVKIGQSASVSIDALGGKAFSGKVAEISPATASEFSLIKADSGTGNFVKIAQRIAVKIVFDAGQQDLERLAPGMSAEVNIATK, encoded by the coding sequence ATGTCCCAACCCAACACCCCCGAACACCCCGACACCGAATCCCAAAAAACCGCCGTGCCGCAGCCCGAAACGCCAGAACCCGCCCAATGGCAGCCTGAAAAACACCGTTTCGGCAGCATCGGCATACTCGCCGCCAGCGCAATCGGCGTGGTGCTTGCCCTGTATGCCTTCCGCCTGCCGCCCTTCGGCATGGGCGAGGTCTATACCAACAACGCCTATGTGCGCGGCAGCGTAACCACCGTCAGCCCGCGCGTGGGCGGTTATGTGCAGAAAGTGCTGGTGCGCGATTTTGACAACGTAAAAGCAGGGCAGCCGCTGGTGGAAATCGACCCCGCGCCCTACCGCGCCAAAGTCGCCCAAGCCGAAGCTGGGCTGGCGGGGCAGCAGGCGGCGTTGAACAAAACCGCGCAGGACAAAGCCTCCGCGCTGGCCGTCTCCAAAGCCAACCAAGCCGCGATTGACAACGCCCGCGCCCAGCTTGACCGCGCCCGCCGCGAATGGCAGCGCATACAGGCGGTGAGCACCGATGCCGTGTCGCAAAGCAGCCGCGATGCCGCGCAAACCGCCGTCAAACAGGCCGAAGCGGGCTTGAAACAGGCGCAGGAGCAATACGCCGTGGCGCAGCAAAACATCATCAACACCGGCGTAGGGCGCGAGGGCGCACAGGCGGGCATCGCCAACGCCCAAGCCCTGCTGGACTTGGCAAAACAGGATTTGGGGCACACCACCATCTACGCGCCCGCCAGCGGCAAACTCGGCGAAGTCAGCGTAAAACAAGGGCAGCTTGTGAGCGCGGGCACGCAGCTGATGTCCGTCGTGCCGCCCGAACGCTGGGTCATCGCCAACATCAAAGAAACCGATATGGCCAACGTGAAAATCGGGCAGAGTGCCAGCGTGAGTATCGACGCACTCGGCGGCAAGGCGTTCAGCGGCAAAGTCGCCGAAATCTCGCCCGCCACCGCCTCCGAATTCAGCCTGATTAAAGCCGACAGCGGCACGGGCAACTTCGTCAAAATCGCCCAACGCATCGCCGTGAAAATCGTATTTGACGCAGGGCAGCAGGATTTGGAACGCCTCGCGCCGGGGATGTCGGCGGAAGTGAACATTGCTACGAAGTAA
- a CDS encoding MMPL family transporter has product MLLRRLYTLFTALLCLFLIHTVTTKPWLQTDLAALLPAEQQPDALLVAADKAGEAQLNGQIVMLTGSANAETAFQAAAEIASKWRESGVFAEVDSSVMPDLDSVRADMQRLAQATLPQEQARLLFQEPKRYFQTRAEDAANPFAAVSPLSLEQDWLGFGRFVAAKANPQSRLQWNMDNGMLFTEADGKTWVWLRGKLAADTRFAGNGTLLPLIRDSRAIAQKHGAETLSAGGALFAAASKTAAEAESKAMSIAGTLATFALLLWVFRSARVFWLALPLAAGMLTGLAAALAVFGEVHILTIVIGTSLVGMLVDFPLHWLAPSVFRQPENEKWSSESAMKHVLPSFAVSLLITVLGYALLWFTPLTVLRQTAVFSGFALLGAFGATVLWLPPLFRRYQAKAVPFAKLTERLLRLKGRLNKRLHKRGWLALGGIFLAVGLWRSDWHDDIRQWVNMPSEMLAQVQRIGELSGTDFGGRYIVAEAASEDALLAKNAELAQALQPLVAQGKLGGFQSLDQFIAPVAAQQQVQHHLRELAGQPENWQPLADIGIPSETIRQALIQAADTPPLTLSGSLKTALAQAWQPLYLGEVERGRYAAVVRLNGLTDEAAVRTAALGLAGTHWADKRAHLNALFHHTRNQAAWLKLASYALAWLLLWRMFGAKRGSKILAVPLAAAVCTVAALGWLGIPVSLFAMFGLLLVSAIGVDYAVYAVTAKHTAAARLGGMLLAAATTALSFALLAFSSTPAVAAFGLTVTIGVGFNLWLAGALLAD; this is encoded by the coding sequence ATGCTGCTCCGCCGTCTTTACACCCTCTTTACCGCCCTGCTCTGCCTGTTTCTCATCCATACCGTTACCACCAAACCCTGGCTGCAAACCGACCTCGCCGCGCTGCTACCCGCCGAGCAGCAGCCCGACGCGCTGCTGGTTGCCGCCGACAAAGCGGGCGAGGCGCAGCTGAACGGGCAAATCGTCATGCTCACAGGCAGCGCAAATGCGGAAACGGCTTTTCAGGCTGCCGCCGAAATCGCCAGCAAATGGCGGGAAAGCGGCGTGTTTGCCGAGGTAGACAGCAGCGTGATGCCCGATTTGGACAGCGTGCGCGCCGATATGCAGCGTTTGGCGCAGGCAACGCTGCCGCAGGAGCAGGCGCGGCTGCTGTTTCAAGAACCGAAACGGTATTTCCAAACCCGCGCCGAAGATGCGGCGAACCCGTTTGCCGCCGTTTCGCCGCTGTCGCTGGAACAAGACTGGCTGGGCTTCGGGCGGTTTGTGGCGGCGAAAGCCAATCCGCAAAGCCGTTTGCAGTGGAATATGGACAACGGCATGTTGTTCACGGAGGCGGACGGCAAAACATGGGTATGGCTGCGCGGCAAACTGGCGGCAGACACGCGTTTTGCCGGCAACGGCACGCTGCTGCCGCTCATCCGCGACAGCCGCGCCATCGCGCAAAAACACGGTGCCGAAACGCTCTCAGCGGGCGGCGCGCTGTTTGCCGCCGCATCCAAAACCGCCGCCGAAGCGGAAAGCAAAGCCATGAGCATCGCCGGCACGCTGGCCACGTTTGCGCTGCTGCTGTGGGTGTTCCGCAGCGCGCGCGTGTTCTGGCTGGCGTTGCCGCTGGCGGCGGGCATGCTCACGGGGCTGGCGGCGGCGTTGGCGGTGTTCGGCGAAGTGCATATTCTGACGATTGTGATTGGCACGAGTTTGGTCGGCATGCTGGTGGATTTTCCGCTGCACTGGCTTGCGCCGTCGGTTTTCAGGCAGCCTGAAAACGAAAAATGGTCGTCTGAGAGCGCGATGAAACACGTTTTGCCCAGCTTTGCCGTGAGCCTGCTGATTACCGTGTTGGGCTACGCGCTGCTGTGGTTCACGCCGCTGACCGTGCTGCGCCAAACCGCCGTGTTTTCGGGCTTCGCGCTGCTGGGCGCGTTCGGCGCAACCGTGCTGTGGCTGCCGCCGCTGTTTCGCCGTTATCAGGCAAAAGCCGTGCCGTTTGCGAAATTGACGGAAAGATTACTCCGCCTGAAAGGTCGTCTGAACAAGCGTCTGCACAAACGCGGCTGGCTTGCGCTCGGCGGCATTTTCTTGGCGGTAGGGCTGTGGCGCAGCGACTGGCACGACGACATCCGCCAATGGGTCAATATGCCCTCTGAAATGCTGGCGCAAGTGCAGCGCATCGGCGAATTGAGCGGCACCGATTTCGGCGGACGCTACATCGTTGCCGAAGCCGCCAGCGAAGACGCGCTGCTCGCCAAAAACGCCGAACTCGCCCAAGCCCTGCAACCGCTCGTTGCCCAAGGCAAACTCGGCGGCTTCCAATCGCTAGACCAATTTATCGCCCCCGTTGCCGCGCAGCAGCAAGTGCAACACCACCTGCGCGAACTCGCAGGGCAGCCTGAAAACTGGCAGCCGCTCGCCGACATCGGTATCCCAAGCGAAACCATACGCCAAGCCCTGATTCAGGCAGCCGACACGCCGCCGCTCACGCTTTCAGGCAGCCTGAAAACCGCGCTCGCCCAAGCATGGCAGCCGCTGTATCTGGGCGAAGTAGAACGCGGTCGCTACGCCGCCGTCGTGCGCTTGAACGGTTTGACAGACGAAGCCGCCGTCCGCACCGCCGCACTGGGCCTTGCAGGCACACACTGGGCAGACAAACGCGCCCACCTCAACGCCCTCTTCCACCACACGCGCAACCAAGCCGCATGGCTGAAACTCGCCTCCTACGCGCTGGCGTGGCTGCTGCTGTGGCGGATGTTCGGCGCAAAACGCGGCAGCAAAATCCTTGCCGTGCCGCTTGCCGCCGCCGTCTGCACCGTTGCCGCGCTCGGCTGGCTGGGCATTCCCGTGAGCCTGTTTGCCATGTTCGGGCTGCTGCTCGTTTCCGCCATCGGCGTGGATTACGCCGTTTATGCCGTAACCGCCAAACACACCGCCGCCGCACGCTTGGGCGGCATGCTGCTCGCCGCCGCCACCACCGCCCTTTCCTTCGCCCTGCTCGCATTCAGCAGCACGCCCGCCGTTGCCGCATTCGGGCTGACGGTAACGATAGGCGTGGGGTTTAATCTCTGGCTGGCGGGGGCGTTGTTGGCAGATTGA
- a CDS encoding TolC family protein, with amino-acid sequence MEIGNLPHSSSFLAGLLPSVSLPIFTSGALRANLSRKEAEFDEQAARYNKNVYTALREAADALTQYETAAAAVRDQTEMTALARKNAAAAQSRYRAGLDNKLDWLAAADETLQNEAQLAQAQAKLFTAWLALNTAFGGGFAADK; translated from the coding sequence GTGGAAATCGGCAACCTGCCGCATTCGTCGTCGTTTCTCGCCGGACTGCTGCCGAGCGTGAGCCTGCCGATTTTTACTTCCGGCGCGTTACGGGCGAACCTGTCGCGCAAGGAAGCCGAGTTTGACGAGCAGGCTGCGCGTTACAACAAAAACGTTTACACCGCCCTGCGCGAGGCGGCCGACGCGCTGACGCAATACGAAACCGCTGCCGCAGCCGTGCGCGACCAAACCGAGATGACCGCGCTGGCCCGCAAAAACGCCGCCGCCGCGCAAAGCCGCTACCGTGCGGGGCTGGACAACAAGCTGGACTGGCTCGCCGCAGCGGACGAAACCCTGCAAAACGAAGCGCAACTGGCACAGGCGCAGGCGAAGCTGTTTACCGCGTGGCTGGCGTTAAATACCGCCTTTGGCGGAGGTTTTGCGGCGGACAAATAA
- a CDS encoding MFS transporter: MPLQSGGYTFKPHEMPFMPGSPASPEHPKKRRLAYLAIGLLLALSSGFQNGLLTASLPQLRGDLSLDLQQGGWIQAAYFMAYACMSVLFFKVRKAYGLQRFVRITLFAQLAASLLQLVYHHYEVELIARVAAAIAASGLLVLSIYYMMQGFTGTKKLVGLVFGLGLMQVGTPLAQSLVPLLYGDGDLNGVFAFQATLALACTACLFALPLPPGITVRKSFTLTDALSFTLFASGIALLCAFLVQGRTVWWTTQWLGWLLAGGVGLTGLALYIESTRHKPMLDWHWMTVPQILIFAVMGAMARLLTSEQTVGAAGLMGAVGVGSAQMSTFYLIVAGGMLAGVVGSLILLDINDIRRPVMVALACFALGAWLEIGVGMQTRPAQLYFSQFIVAFASLLFMGPMMLEGALRALAKSPDHMMSFSAVFGLSQTLGGLAGAAAFSAFLTYRTRDHLAAIAQNLTLSNPALAADIQRNAAALSATLSDPVLLQGRAVSQITAQAGKEASVAAYSDLFALLAAMAAVSTLVAVALWLYRRYYKIDILAAEKAKVFAVLGK; this comes from the coding sequence ATGCCCCTGCAATCCGGCGGCTACACCTTCAAGCCGCATGAAATGCCCTTTATGCCGGGTTCGCCCGCCTCGCCCGAGCATCCGAAAAAGCGGCGGCTCGCGTATCTTGCCATCGGTTTATTACTCGCGCTGTCGTCGGGCTTCCAAAACGGGCTGCTCACCGCCTCGCTGCCGCAGCTGCGCGGCGATTTGTCGCTCGATTTGCAGCAGGGCGGCTGGATTCAGGCGGCGTATTTCATGGCTTACGCCTGCATGAGCGTCCTCTTTTTCAAAGTCCGCAAGGCGTATGGCCTGCAACGCTTCGTCCGCATCACCCTGTTCGCCCAGCTTGCCGCCAGCCTGCTGCAACTGGTTTATCACCATTACGAAGTGGAACTCATCGCGCGTGTTGCCGCCGCAATCGCCGCCAGCGGCCTGCTGGTGCTGTCGATTTACTACATGATGCAGGGCTTTACTGGCACGAAAAAGCTGGTCGGGCTGGTGTTCGGGCTGGGTCTGATGCAGGTCGGCACGCCGCTGGCGCAGAGCCTCGTGCCGCTGCTGTATGGCGACGGCGACCTCAACGGCGTGTTCGCCTTTCAGGCTACCCTCGCGCTCGCCTGCACCGCCTGCCTGTTCGCCCTGCCGCTGCCGCCCGGCATCACCGTGCGCAAATCGTTCACGCTGACCGACGCGCTCAGCTTTACCCTGTTCGCCTCCGGCATCGCGCTGTTGTGCGCCTTTCTCGTGCAGGGGCGCACGGTGTGGTGGACGACGCAGTGGCTCGGCTGGCTGCTCGCGGGCGGAGTGGGGCTGACGGGGCTGGCGTTGTACATCGAATCGACGCGGCACAAGCCGATGCTGGACTGGCACTGGATGACCGTGCCGCAAATCCTCATCTTCGCCGTGATGGGCGCGATGGCGCGGCTCTTGACCTCGGAGCAGACCGTCGGCGCGGCGGGGCTGATGGGCGCGGTGGGCGTGGGCAGCGCGCAGATGAGCACGTTTTACCTGATTGTTGCGGGCGGAATGCTGGCGGGTGTGGTCGGCAGCCTGATTTTGCTGGATATCAACGACATCCGCCGCCCCGTGATGGTTGCGCTCGCCTGTTTCGCCCTCGGTGCGTGGCTGGAAATCGGTGTGGGCATGCAGACCCGCCCCGCGCAACTTTATTTCAGCCAGTTTATCGTTGCCTTTGCCTCGCTGCTGTTTATGGGGCCGATGATGCTTGAAGGCGCACTGCGCGCGCTGGCGAAAAGCCCCGACCACATGATGAGCTTCTCCGCCGTGTTCGGCCTGTCGCAAACCCTCGGCGGGCTGGCGGGTGCGGCGGCATTCAGCGCGTTTTTAACTTACCGCACCCGCGACCACCTCGCCGCCATCGCGCAAAACCTGACCCTCTCCAACCCCGCGCTCGCCGCCGACATCCAGCGCAACGCCGCCGCCCTCTCCGCCACCCTCTCTGACCCGGTGCTGCTGCAAGGCCGCGCCGTCTCGCAAATCACCGCGCAGGCGGGCAAAGAAGCGTCGGTGGCGGCATACAGCGACCTGTTCGCGCTGCTGGCGGCGATGGCGGCGGTATCGACCCTCGTCGCCGTCGCCCTGTGGCTGTACCGCCGTTATTACAAGATTGATATTCTGGCGGCGGAGAAGGCGAAAGTGTTTGCGGTGTTGGGGAAATAG
- the hscA gene encoding Fe-S protein assembly chaperone HscA: MALLQIAEPNQSAAPHQHRLAVGIDLGTTNSLVATVRSGSAECLPDETGAVSLPSVVRYLDNGSKAIGKAALDAQKIDPHNTISSAKRLIGRKLSEIDAAHMPYRFADNDKIIELQTKHGKKTPIDISADILGSLKTRAEASLGGELVGAVITVPAYFDDAQRQATKDAARLAGLNVLRLLNEPTAAAIAYGLDNGAEGTFVVYDLGGGTFDVSVLQLSRGLFEVKATGGNSALGGDDFDHHLFCHIVENNQLSITDERDAQLLLGLVRAAKETLSRQPETRIQAALANGKTLNITVSRSEFHALTQHLVAQTIAPVKQALKDAGIGKNDIKGVIMVGGATRMLHVQQAVANFFGQTPLNNLNPDQVVALGAAMQANVLAGNKTDSEWLLLDVTPLSLGLETYGGLAEKIIPRNSTLPTARAQEFTTFKDGQTAMTIHVVQGEREMVADCRSLAKFTLRGIPPMAAGAARIRVTFQVDADGLLSVSAREQTTGVQAQIEVKPSYGLDDATITQMLREGMAHAGADAAERARAEARVEAQSLIDAVEAALELDGDLLTAEQTAQIRAQMDALAALMPNAEAADIRAAVQTLSQGTDDFAARRMNRNIQRALQGVSVEQL; the protein is encoded by the coding sequence ATGGCACTTTTGCAAATCGCCGAACCCAACCAATCCGCCGCGCCGCACCAGCATCGCCTTGCTGTTGGCATAGACCTCGGCACAACCAACAGCCTCGTCGCCACCGTGCGCAGCGGTTCAGCCGAATGCCTGCCCGATGAAACAGGCGCGGTGTCGCTGCCATCGGTGGTGCGCTATTTGGACAACGGCAGCAAAGCCATCGGCAAAGCCGCGTTAGACGCACAAAAGATTGACCCGCACAACACCATCTCGTCCGCCAAACGCCTCATCGGGCGCAAGCTGTCCGAAATCGACGCGGCACACATGCCCTATCGTTTCGCCGACAACGACAAAATTATCGAATTGCAAACCAAACACGGCAAAAAAACGCCGATAGACATCTCCGCCGACATCTTAGGCAGCCTAAAAACCCGCGCCGAAGCCAGCCTAGGCGGCGAACTGGTGGGCGCGGTGATTACCGTGCCCGCCTATTTTGACGACGCGCAACGCCAAGCCACCAAAGACGCGGCGCGGCTGGCGGGGCTGAACGTGCTGCGCCTGCTCAACGAACCCACCGCCGCCGCCATTGCCTACGGCTTGGACAACGGCGCGGAAGGCACGTTTGTGGTGTATGACTTGGGCGGCGGCACGTTTGACGTATCCGTGTTGCAGTTGAGCCGTGGCTTGTTTGAAGTGAAAGCCACGGGCGGCAATTCCGCGCTGGGCGGCGACGATTTTGACCACCACCTGTTTTGCCATATTGTTGAAAACAATCAGCTTTCCATTACCGACGAACGCGACGCGCAACTGCTGCTCGGCTTGGTGCGCGCCGCCAAAGAAACATTAAGCAGGCAGCCTGAAACCCGCATTCAGGCTGCCTTGGCCAACGGCAAAACGCTCAACATCACTGTCAGCCGCAGCGAATTCCACGCGCTCACGCAGCATCTGGTCGCCCAAACCATCGCCCCCGTGAAGCAAGCGCTGAAAGACGCGGGCATCGGCAAAAACGACATAAAAGGCGTGATTATGGTGGGCGGCGCCACGCGGATGCTGCATGTGCAGCAAGCCGTTGCCAACTTTTTCGGGCAAACCCCGCTCAACAATCTGAACCCCGACCAAGTGGTCGCGCTGGGCGCGGCGATGCAGGCAAACGTGCTGGCGGGCAACAAAACTGACAGCGAATGGCTGCTGCTGGACGTAACCCCGCTGTCGCTGGGCTTGGAAACCTACGGCGGCTTGGCGGAAAAAATCATCCCGCGCAACAGCACGCTGCCCACCGCCCGCGCCCAAGAGTTCACCACCTTTAAAGACGGGCAAACCGCCATGACCATTCATGTGGTGCAAGGCGAGCGCGAAATGGTCGCCGATTGCCGCAGCTTGGCGAAATTCACCCTGCGCGGCATACCGCCGATGGCCGCGGGCGCGGCGCGGATTCGCGTTACCTTTCAAGTGGATGCCGACGGCTTGCTGTCCGTGTCCGCCCGCGAGCAAACCACCGGCGTGCAGGCGCAAATTGAAGTGAAACCGTCTTACGGCTTGGACGACGCCACCATCACGCAAATGCTGCGCGAGGGCATGGCGCACGCCGGCGCCGATGCCGCCGAACGCGCCCGCGCCGAAGCCCGCGTAGAAGCGCAAAGCCTGATTGACGCGGTGGAAGCCGCGCTGGAACTGGACGGCGACTTGCTCACCGCCGAGCAAACCGCGCAAATCCGCGCCCAAATGGACGCGCTCGCCGCGCTGATGCCCAATGCCGAAGCCGCCGACATCCGCGCCGCCGTGCAAACCCTGTCGCAAGGCACCGACGATTTCGCCGCGCGGCGCATGAACCGCAATATCCAGCGCGCGCTGCAAGGCGTGAGCGTGGAGCAGTTGTAG
- a CDS encoding ABC transporter permease subunit — translation MMNNKISPFLKLALVAGLLFLYIPLFILVIYSFNDSKLVTVWGGFSTKWYGRLLQDQQILSAAWLSLKIAVCASFAAVTLGTMAGYAMARIKRFRGSTLFAGLISAPMVMPDVITGLSMLLLIIQVQTMLQGWLHSDVTWLDRGFFTIFLGHTTLCMAYITVVIRSRLAELDQSLEEAAMDLGARPMKIFFVITLPLIAPAIASGFLLGITLSLDDVVITSFLSGPGSSTLPQVIFSKIRLGLDPKMNVLATIFIAVVGTLVIVVNYFMLRQATKREREMQAAYKAEQKALESA, via the coding sequence ATGATGAATAACAAAATTTCTCCTTTTTTGAAGCTGGCGCTGGTTGCGGGCTTGCTGTTTTTGTATATTCCCTTGTTTATCTTGGTGATTTATTCGTTTAACGATTCCAAACTGGTAACCGTGTGGGGCGGCTTCTCCACCAAATGGTATGGCCGCCTGCTGCAAGACCAGCAAATTTTGAGCGCGGCTTGGCTGTCGTTGAAAATCGCCGTTTGCGCTTCGTTTGCGGCGGTAACGCTCGGCACGATGGCGGGCTACGCGATGGCGCGGATTAAACGCTTTCGCGGCAGCACTTTGTTTGCCGGCTTGATTTCTGCGCCGATGGTGATGCCCGATGTGATTACGGGCTTATCCATGCTGCTGCTGATTATCCAAGTGCAAACCATGCTGCAAGGCTGGCTGCACAGCGATGTAACGTGGCTGGACCGCGGCTTTTTCACCATTTTCTTGGGGCACACCACGCTGTGCATGGCGTATATTACCGTGGTCATCCGCTCGCGCTTGGCGGAGCTGGACCAATCGCTAGAAGAAGCGGCGATGGATTTGGGCGCGCGCCCGATGAAAATCTTTTTTGTGATTACCTTGCCGCTGATTGCGCCTGCCATTGCGTCGGGCTTCTTGCTGGGCATTACGCTGTCGCTGGATGACGTGGTGATTACCTCGTTCTTGTCGGGGCCGGGTTCGTCCACGCTGCCGCAGGTGATTTTCTCCAAAATCCGCTTGGGGCTGGACCCGAAAATGAACGTGTTGGCCACCATCTTTATCGCGGTGGTGGGCACGCTGGTGATTGTGGTGAATTATTTTATGCTGCGCCAAGCCACCAAGCGCGAGCGTGAAATGCAAGCGGCGTATAAGGCGGAGCAAAAGGCGTTGGAAAGCGCGTAG
- a CDS encoding TolC family protein encodes MFKRLPLFFLCAVLFSGCATHPKHTPATVETAATLGLPAHPQPPIFPQWWRALNDAKLDGLIDTALARSPDLAAAQARLRQAQAGADLADAQRGVKIGLGVSGALLHRDGVDEREKPELISDLEKRLLGDHGTNITYESLQLQGQWSPDVFGKYKHQLEAALGQQRAVEYEIAQTRLLLGDVLPPMAVVAGNAAAGGAAGAVEPRTRAGGARTHPRRAGRAEQALCGAAGQQPFSGCLVGFGRQHRANPPRTRRLDGATGAGVGQLRAQSRRRRAARTRVAAHRRLARQTPRFGGAARGTDRPPPSGCQRENRVLSEHYD; translated from the coding sequence ATGTTCAAACGCCTTCCCCTGTTTTTCCTCTGTGCCGTGCTGTTTTCGGGCTGCGCCACTCATCCCAAGCACACCCCCGCCACGGTTGAAACCGCCGCCACCCTCGGCCTGCCCGCCCATCCGCAGCCGCCGATTTTCCCGCAATGGTGGCGGGCACTCAACGACGCCAAGCTCGATGGCCTGATTGACACCGCCCTTGCCCGCTCGCCCGATTTGGCAGCGGCGCAGGCGCGGTTGCGGCAGGCGCAGGCGGGGGCGGATTTGGCGGATGCGCAGCGCGGCGTGAAAATCGGTCTGGGCGTGAGTGGTGCATTGCTGCATCGCGACGGCGTGGACGAGCGCGAGAAGCCCGAACTCATCAGCGATTTGGAAAAGCGGCTGTTGGGCGACCACGGCACCAATATCACTTATGAATCGCTGCAACTGCAAGGGCAGTGGTCGCCCGATGTGTTCGGCAAATACAAACACCAGTTGGAAGCCGCGCTGGGGCAACAGCGGGCGGTGGAATACGAAATCGCGCAGACGCGGCTGTTGCTGGGCGACGTATTACCGCCAATGGCAGTTGTTGCTGGAAACGCGGCAGCGGGTGGCGCAGCGGGCGCAGTTGAACCGCGAACGCGAGCAGGTGGTGCGCGAACTCATCCGCGCCGGGCAGGTCGCGCCGAGCAGGCTCTATGCGGTGCAGCAGGGCAACAGCCGTTTTCAGGCTGCCTTGTCGGATTTGGACGGCAACATCGCGCAAATCCGCCACGCACTCGCCGCCTTGACGGGGCAACCGGCGCAGGCGTTGGACAACTTCGCGCCCAATCCCGCCGCCGCCGTGCCGCCCGCACCCGTGTCGCAGCTCACCGCCGACTTGCTCGGCAAACGCCCCGATTTGGCGGCGCAGCGCGAGGCACTGACCGCCCGCCACCATCTGGTTGCCAGCGCGAAAACCGAGTTTTATCCGAACATTACGATTAA